From one Synechocystis sp. PCC 6803 substr. PCC-P genomic stretch:
- a CDS encoding alpha/beta fold hydrolase, with protein sequence MTPSLTLPAPAFTEATSWECWRQMQQVSLTIHGPDHPSAITVDTNYMDEGQGEPMLFIHGFDSSVLEFRRLLPLIKKNFRAIAIDLLGFGFTTRSKILLPTPANIKIHLDHFWQTIIQEPITLVGVSMGGAVALDFCLSFPERVKKLVLIDSAGLAKQPFASRLMFPPLDRWLTNFLASPQVRQSIGQTAYYNRSLASEDARLCAAAHLTCPGWSEGLIAFSKSGGYGSFAEQLGQITLPSLIIWGKQDKILGVRAAERFQNLLPQSQLIWLDACGHVPHLEQPEATAAALRQFCL encoded by the coding sequence ATGACTCCTTCCCTAACCCTTCCCGCACCGGCATTTACTGAAGCAACCTCCTGGGAATGTTGGCGACAAATGCAACAAGTTTCCCTAACCATCCATGGCCCAGACCACCCCAGTGCCATCACCGTGGACACCAACTATATGGATGAAGGCCAGGGGGAACCCATGCTTTTTATACATGGCTTTGACAGTTCGGTGTTGGAGTTTCGTCGCCTACTGCCCCTAATCAAAAAAAATTTTCGGGCGATCGCCATTGATTTGCTGGGATTTGGTTTCACAACTAGATCCAAGATATTACTACCCACCCCAGCCAACATCAAAATTCACCTAGACCACTTTTGGCAAACAATTATTCAAGAACCCATTACCTTAGTGGGGGTATCCATGGGGGGAGCAGTGGCCCTAGATTTTTGCCTCAGCTTTCCCGAACGGGTCAAAAAACTAGTGCTAATAGATAGTGCTGGCCTCGCGAAACAACCCTTTGCCAGTCGGCTCATGTTTCCACCGTTGGACCGTTGGCTAACCAATTTTTTAGCCAGCCCACAGGTCAGACAAAGTATTGGCCAGACCGCCTATTACAACCGGAGTCTAGCCAGTGAAGATGCCCGCCTCTGTGCCGCTGCCCATTTAACCTGCCCGGGTTGGAGCGAAGGATTGATTGCCTTCAGCAAAAGTGGTGGTTATGGCTCCTTTGCCGAGCAATTGGGGCAAATTACTTTGCCTAGCCTAATTATTTGGGGTAAACAGGACAAAATTTTGGGTGTTAGAGCGGCTGAACGATTCCAAAATCTTTTGCCCCAGAGTCAATTAATCTGGCTTGATGCCTGTGGCCATGTGCCCCATCTGGAACAACCCGAAGCTACCGCCGCCGCCCTCAGACAATTTTGCCTATGA
- the grxC gene encoding glutaredoxin 3: protein MAVSAKIEIYTWSTCPFCMRALALLKRKGVEFQEYCIDGDNEAREAMAARANGKRSLPQIFIDDQHIGGCDDIYALDGAGKLDPLLHS, encoded by the coding sequence ATGGCTGTCTCGGCAAAAATTGAAATTTATACATGGAGCACTTGCCCTTTTTGCATGAGAGCCCTGGCTTTATTGAAACGTAAAGGAGTAGAGTTCCAAGAATATTGCATTGACGGCGACAACGAAGCAAGGGAAGCCATGGCGGCAAGGGCCAACGGCAAAAGGAGCTTGCCCCAAATTTTTATTGACGACCAACACATTGGTGGCTGTGATGACATCTATGCCCTAGATGGTGCAGGCAAGTTGGACCCCCTGCTCCATAGTTAG